The genomic window ctggagaggaggcttcgccggatagtcgaacctcggattcaggaggaacagtgtggttttcgtcctggtcgtggaactgtggaccagctctatactctcggcagggttcttgagggtgcatgggagtttgcccaaccagtctacatgtgctttgtggacttggagaaggcattcgaccgtgtccctcgggaagtcctgtggcgagtgctcagagagtatggggtatcggactgtcttattgtggcggtccgctccctgtatgatcagtgccagagcttggtccgcattgctggcagtaagtcgaacacatttccagtgagggttggactccgccaaggctgtcctttgtcacccattctgttcataacttttatggacagaatttctaggcgcagccaaggcgttgaggggatccggtttggcggccacgggattaggtctctgctttttgcagatgatgtagtcctgatggcttcatctggccgggatcttcagctctcactggatcgtttcgcagccgagtgtgaagcgaccggaatgagaatcagcacctccaagtccgagtccatggttctcgcccggaaaagggtggagtgccatctccgggttggggaggagactctgccccaagtggaggagttcaagtacctaggagtcttgttcacgagtgggggaagagtggatcgtgaggtcgacaggcggatcggtgcggcgtcttcagtaatgcggacgttgtatcgatccgttgtggtgaagaaggagctgagccggaaggcaaagctctcaatttaccggttgatctacgttcccatcctcacctatggtcatgagctttgggtcatgaccgaaaggataagatcacgggtacaagcggccgaaatgagtttcctccgccggggggcgggtctctcccttagagatagggtgagaagctctgccatccgggaggaagtcaaagtaaagccgctgctccttcacatcgagaggagccagatcaggtggttcgggcatctggtcaggatgccacccgaacgcctccctagggaggtgtttagggcacgtccagctggtaggaggccacggggaagacccaggacacattgggaagactatgtctcccgtctggcctgggaacgcctcgggatcccccgggaagagctggacgaagtggctggagagagggaagtctgggcttccctgcttaggctgctgcccccgcgacccgacctcggataagcggaagatgatggatggaaggatggatatacCGTTTATGACGAgtaatattgagcaaaaaggtcaaattttttttcctaccaagaaaagtgcacttgttattagtgagaatatacttactttaaggtatttttgggttcattgaggtcagCTCatattacttgttttggaaagtcttgacaagctgaattttctcgttctattggcagatcattttgcttagttcaagtaaaaatacccctcattttttgtattttttttttcttgtttttgaaccctgactttttgcagtgtattagtTTCCCCTGATGGGATGCGAATACTCACGGTCAGAATATGCAGGGTTGTTGTACAGAATGCAGCCAGTGGTTCTGTTGAAGCCGCGCACGACCACAAAATGACCCTGGTACTCGGGCTTCCTGCAGAAACACTTCTGGCCCACAGGGAGGAAGCAGCAGTATTTGACAGGTGCAGAGCAGAGTTCACATGTCAAGATGACGGCGTTGATGAGCACGATGGCAACATGACGCTGTTCCAGGTGGGACTCAATTTCCTGAATAGTCACAGAGCTGTGAAGAGACGAGAAACAGAATTATTATCAGAAACAAGGCCACACGAGCCACTTTCGATCAAGGATGCCTACCATTTCTTTACCAGCACGCCATTTTTCTCTGCTTCAAGGAAAAGCTCATTGACTCGATCTTCTTCCATATCAAAATGCTTTTTATAAAATGACtgcaaacaaagaaaaacatagCCATGAACAACTTCATTCATTAATAGTTTTTGTTTGTAGAAATTACAGATGTGTTCTGGGGCAGAACTTTGTTTTAATGGGATACCACAAGCGGCCAGTCACACGTGTGGGTATTGAATTACAGtcatagtcaaaagtttacatacaattgtaaagaacataatgtcatggctataCTGAGTTTTTTTGCGATTGAGTGATTGGAGAACAtagttgttggtcacaaaaaacattcatgaagtttggttgtttaattaatttaatatgggtctactgaaaatgtgagcaaatctgctgggtcaaaagtatacatacagcaatgttaatatttggttacatgtccattggcaagtttcactgcaataaggcacttttggtagccatccacaagtttccagttgaaatttttgaccactcctcttgacaaaattggtgtagttcagctaaatttgttggtttcctgacatggatttgtttcttccggactttgggaaggccattctaaaaccttaattctagcctgattcaaccattccttgaccacttttgatgtgtgtttggggtcattgtcatgttggaacacccaactgcacctaAGACCCattctccgggctgatgattttaggttgtcctgaagaatttggagataatcctcctttttcattgtcccatttactctctgtaaagcaccaggtcCATTTGCAGCAagacagacccagagcataatactacctccaacatgcttgacggtagggatggtgttcctgggactaAAGGTCTCACCTATTgccgggtattgtggccaaacagctcaaagtttgtttcatctaaccacaaaacttttttttttcccccaagatggcgctgttgtagtggctgctgttggcaggagctctgtgctcttgtgtcatccttttgtgtttccctctagttttcatgtgttattatatttttttgccttttggtccgggaccctttgggactgtgtgacaaggggtggcacttttgtgacctctgtggtgctttttttttttgtggacttctggatctgcctgctgggagctttttggccatggagaccagctgccgggtgtctgccacaccggagtcggtttggagagactggaggagatgcggatgaggggacagggctgcggagctagcactgagtgctgggacggagagtcttcgTGGTgttttggctgggtgagcaggtgtcggacacctcagtcaccttggacgtatcatcgctcatccatgcggactggacactggccgggagtggagtcgtctgccttggttgctttgttgggtctgctcctgtctctggccctgctccctccaccccagcggacaatggcatggaacactgcagaggccaccacagtggatatgtttcttgtactttttattcatagctgtatgtagaagtgtctggttttatctgctgctttaatgtctttaatgtcctctgtgttctttgatgtttccctcttacacacatgcaagagggatgtgtactatggctatgagttgtttttttcccttggcctcattcTGCagctcctctccagggcccaggctaagaccgattttttttattttattttaatcttctatttttttctcccattcccccacccttgtttacctgtatctcatcttttttgtaaggggcgctggaagccggcagacccgtcagcgatcctgttctgtctccctgtaacgtttgtctgatcttggatgagattgtgctgaaaattttaattttcccgaaggaactctcctgactgaataaataaagtactatctaatctaacttTCCTCcataaggtcttatctttgtccttgtgaagtcatatgaaacaaaaatgtagatgTTTGGCCGCATTTCCCAGCAATATGTGTAAAGGAGaaaaggcgaggcctttaatcccaggaacaccaaacctactgtcaagcatggtggtggtagtattatgctcgcccctgttttgctgccaattgaactggtgctttacagagagtaaatgggacaatgaaaaaggagaattacctctGAATTCTTTGGGAcaacataaaatcatcagcccggatgttggctcttgggcgcagttgggtgttccaacaggacaatgaccccaaagacacgtcaaatgtggtaaaggaatggctaaatcaggctagaatgaaggttttagaatggccttctcaaaacCCTGACTTAAACTggtggacaatgttgaagaaacaaggCCATGTCAGGAGAGCAACAaaattagctgaactgcacccattttgtcaagaggagtggtcaaaaatttcaaccagaagcttgtggatggcgaccaaaagtgccttattgcagtaaaccttgccaaaggacatgtaaccaattaTCAACATTGCTGCATACATACTTATTacccagcagatttagtcacattttcagtagatccataatacattcataaaagagccaaacttcatgaatgttttttgtgacaaaaaagtatgagctccaatcattctatcacaaaaaataacagtttatgAAATTATTGGAAATTTAAGACatccatgacatgatgttcttcacaagtgtatgtaaacttttgaccacgactgttcaAACTCTCCAAAAGGAGGGATCAGCCCATCCAAGCACAATGAACATTTATAATTTTACTTGGTTCCATTACTGTTAATGTGGATTGTTTACAGTTTGTACGTTGATTAAAGTTTCATTTAGATATTAGATAAAGTAAAGGTGCTTTTATAAAAGAACAGAATGAGCAAATTATAAGAATAAATATAAAAGCACTGAACACAAAAGGGCTTATGAACACAGAAACCCCTTATGCTAAAATATGAGGCTGCATATAACACTAAATTTAGAGAAGCTTGCGAGTCAGCTCTCACTCATCAAAAAGCCAGACTTCTCACCAGTTGTGCAATTGTACCTGATTCCTAAAGCCCTTATCAACACCCAGTGTCTGCGTGTAGAAGCAATGCTTGATTCCGAGATGGCACATGAGGTAGGCCAGGTCAATAGTCCACACACTCTCTGTCATCTTCAGCTCTCCGCATGCCCTCTGGAACTCCTCATCGCTGATGGGATGCAGATACCTGCCACAGGACAGTCACAGGCTCACTCATACTCCTTCTACTACTCACTAAACGCTTATAATGTAGATATGGTTTACTTGGGgggttttatttggggggaaatgagctccaatggctctttgtatggggcttcacggtggaagacgggttagtgcgtctgcctcacaatacgaaggtcctgagcagtcagggttcaaatccaggctcgggatctttctgtgtggagttagcatgtccttcccgtgaatgcgtgggttccctctgggtactccggcttcctcccacttccaaagacatgcacctggggataggttgattggcaacactaaattggccctagtgtgtgaatgtgagtgtgaatgttgtctatctgtgttggccctgcgatgaggtggcgacttgtccagggtgtaccctgccttccgcccgattgtagctgagataggcaccagcgccccctgcgaccccaaagggaataagcggtagaaaatggatggatggatgggctctttgtatgctgaaggttgccgacccctggcataggttgattggcaacactaaattggccctagtgtgtgaatgttgtctgtctatctgtgttggccctgcgatgaggtggcgacttgtccagggtgtaccctgctttccgcctgattgtagctaagataggtaccagcgcccccgcgaccccaaagggaataagcggtaaaaaatggatgggctCTTTGTATGCTGGAGGTTGCCGACCcatgggataggttgataggcaacactaaattggccctagtgtgtgaatgtgagtgtgaaggttgtctgtctatctgtgtaggtcctccgatgaggtggcgacttgtccagggtgtaccccgccttccacccgattgtagctgagatagactccaccgccccccgcgaccccaaagggaataagtggtagaaaatagatagatggatggatggttctagCCTGTGAAAGTTCCTTTGCATTCATTTTTTAGACCTTGCAGCCTTAACACGATTGCCCCTGTCGGCCACCGTACACACCGGTGTTCTAGGTCTAGTCCTGCAGAATGACTTACCTGAGAACCATTCTGGAGCAGGCGAGCCCACAGTCCCAGTGGTACAGCTGCCGAACAACCGGTACATCCAGCAAGACGGCATCATCTTGGGAGAACACAGTTTGAATACAACCGTTCTGGCGCAAGTGTGgccggtgttgtgccgaattatgcGCCCCCGCCTTAGAATGCACCCCCTGGCGGGAGCACGCTTACATCACTCGCTTGCCTCACTCGTCTTCAAAAAGTATCTAAACTCGGCTCTGCAATCGCCcctttcggcataaaaaagtacataaaaaggtgaaataattcaagttttccttacttgtggatgggttcaaaattgtgagcctttaatgattttgCCGTCATTCGAGTGGCTTAATTCGCCGTCATTCAAGTGCCTGAAATCGCCTCTTTCGGgataaaaaaagtacataacaaggtaaaataatccaagttttccttacttgtggatggattaaaaattgtgagcctttaataTTTTCGCCTTCATTCAAGTGGCtgaaatcgcctctttcggcataaaaaaagtacataaggtaaaataatccaagttttccttacttgtggatggattaaaGATTTAGAGCCTTTAATGATTTTGCCGTCATTCAAGTGGCTGAAATCGCATCTTTCGtcataaaaaaagtacataacaaggtaaaataatccaagttttccttacttgtggatggattaaaaattttGAGCCTTTAATAATTTCGCCGTCATTCAAGTGGCTGAAATCGCCCCTTTCagcataaaaaaaaagtacataacaaggtaaaataatccaagttttccttacttgtggatggattcaaaattgtgagcctttaatgatttcgccgtcattcaAGTGGCTAAAATCGCCTCTTCCGgcataaaaaaagtacataacaaggtaAAATAATCAAGTTTTCCTCAtttatggatggattaaaaatgttgagcctttaatgattttgCCGTCATTCAAGTGGCtgaaatcgcctctttcggcataaaaaaagtacataacaaggtaaaataatcatccatccatcttcttccgcttatccgaagtcgggtcgcgggggcaacagcctaagcagggaaacccagacttccctctccccagccacttcgtctagctcttcctgggggatcccgaggcgttcccaggccagccgggagacatagtcttcccaacgtgtcctgggtcttcactgtggcctcctaccggttggacgtgccctaaacacctccctagggaggcgttcgggtggcatcctgaccagatgcccgaaccacctcatctggcttctctcgatgtggaggagcagcggctttactttgagtccctcccggatggcagagcttctcaccctatctctaagggagagccccgccacacggcggaggaaactcatttcagccgcttgtacccgtgatcttatcctttcggtcatgacccaaagctcatgaccataggtgaggatgggaacgtagatcgaccggtaaattgagagctttgccttccggctcagctccttcttcaccacaacggatcggtacaacgtccgcattactgaagacgccgcaccgatccgcctgtcgatctcacgatccactcttccctcactcgtgaacaaaactcctaggtacttgaactcctccacttggggcagggtctcctccccaacccggagatggcactccacccttttccgggcgagaaccatggactcggacttggaggtgctgattctcattccggtcgcttcacactcggctgcgaaccgatccagcgagagctgaagatcccggtcagatgaagccatcaggaccacatcatctgcaaaaagcagagacctaatcctgcggttaccaaaccggaacccctcaacgccttgactgcgcctagaaattccgtccataaaagttatgaacagaatcggtgacaaaggacagccttggcggagtccaaccctcactggaaatgtgttcgacttactgccggcaatgcgaaccaagctctggcactgatcgtacagggaacggaccgccacaataagacagtccgataccccatactctctgagcactccccacaggacttcccgagggacacggtcgaatgccttctccaagtccacaaagcacatgtagactggttgggcaaactcccatgcaccctcaagaaccctgccgagagtatagagctggtccacagttccacgaccaggacgaaaaccacactgttcctcctgaatccgaggttcgactatccgacgtagcctcctctccagtacacctgaataaaccttaccgggaaggctgaggagtgtgatcccacgatagttggaacacaccctccggtcccccttcttaaagagaggaaccaccaccccggtctgccaatccagaggtaccgcccccgatgtccacgcgatgctgcaaagtcttatcaagcaagacagccccacagcatccagacccttaaggaactccgggcgggtctcgtccacccctggggccttgccaccaaggagctttttaactacctcagcgacctcagccccagaaataggagagtccaccacagattccccaggcactgcttcctcataggaagacgtgttggtgggattgaggaggtcttcgaagtattccttccacctatccacaacatccgcagtcgaggtcagcagaacaccatccgcaccatacacggtgttgatagtgcactgcttccccttcctgaggcggcggacggtggtccagaatcgcttcgaagcagtccggaagtcgttttccatggcttccccgaactctttccatgtccgagtttttgtctccgcgaccgctgaagctgcacaccgcttggcctgtcggtacctgtccactgcctccggagtcctatgagccaaaaggacccgataggactccttcttcagcttgacggcatccctcaccgctggtgtccaccaaggggttttaggattgccgccccgacaggcaccaactaccttgcggccacagctccgatctgccgcctcgacaatagaggtgcggaacatggtccactcggactcaatgtccagcacctccctcgtgacatgttcaaagttcttccggaggtgggaattgaaactttgtctgacaggagactctgccagacgttcccagcagaccctcacaatgcgtttgggcctcccaggtctgtccggcatccccccccaccatcgcagccaactcaccaccaggtggtgatcggtagaaagcgccgcccctctcttcacctgagtgtccaaaacatgaggccgcaaatccgatgacacaactacaaagtcgatcatggaactgcggcctagggtgtcctggtgccaagtgcacatatggacacccttatgtttgaacatggtgtttgttatcgacaaactgtgacaagcacaaaagtccaataacaaaacaccactcgggttcagatccgggcggccattcttcccaatcacgcctctccaggtttcactgtcgttgccaacgtgagcgttgaagtctcccagtaggacaagggaatcacccgggggagcactttccagtactccctcgagtgttcccaaaaagggtgggtactctgaactgctgtttggtgcataagcacaaacaacagtcaggacccgtccccccacccgaaggcggagggaggctaccctttcgtccaccgggttgaactccaacgtacaggctttgagccggggggaaacaagaattgccaccccagcccgtcgcctctcactgccggcaacgccagagtggaagagggtccaatccctctcgagagaagtggttccagagcccttgctgtgcgtcgaagtgagtccgactatatccagccggaatttctcgacttcgcgcactagctcaggctctttcccccccagtgacgtgacgttccacgtcccaagagctagcttctgtagccgaggatcggaccgccaagtgccctgccttcggctgtcgcccagctcacaatgcacccgacctctatggcccctgctatgggtggtgagcccattggaggggtgacccacgttgcctcttcgggctgtgcccggccgggccccatgggaacaggcccggccaccaggcgctcgccatcgtgccccacctccgggcctggctccagaggggggccccggtgacccgcgtccgggcgagggaaatctgggtccatggtttttcatcttcataaaggtcttcgagctgctctttgtctgatccctcacctagaacctgtttgccttgggagaccctaccagggggctttatgcccccggacaacatagctcctaggatcattgggacacgcaaactcctctaccacgataaggttgcagctcagagaggaggtaaaAAATAAGGAGGTAAAATAATCAAGTTTTCCTTAtttatggatggattaaaaattttgagcctttaatgattttgCCGTCATTCAAGTGGCtgaaatcgcctctttcggcataaaaaaagtacataaggtaaaataatc from Nerophis ophidion isolate RoL-2023_Sa linkage group LG07, RoL_Noph_v1.0, whole genome shotgun sequence includes these protein-coding regions:
- the gucd1 gene encoding protein GUCD1 isoform X3 — its product is MTDDAVLLDVPVVRQLYHWDCGLACSRMVLRYLHPISDEEFQRACGELKMTESVWTIDLAYLMCHLGIKHCFYTQTLGVDKGFRNQSFYKKHFDMEEDRVNELFLEAEKNGVLVKKCSVTIQEIESHLEQRHVAIVLINAVILTCELCSAPVKYCCFLPVGQKCFCRKPEYQGHFVVVRGFNRTTGCILYNNPAYSDRVCCTSVTNFEEARRSYGTDEDILFIFKES
- the gucd1 gene encoding protein GUCD1 isoform X2: MRDDAVLLDVPVVRQLYHWDCGLACSRMVLRYLHPISDEEFQRACGELKMTESVWTIDLAYLMCHLGIKHCFYTQTLGVDKGFRNQSFYKKHFDMEEDRVNELFLEAEKNGVLVKKCSVTIQEIESHLEQRHVAIVLINAVILTCELCSAPVKYCCFLPVGQKCFCRKPEYQGHFVVVRGFNRTTGCILYNNPAYSDRVCCTSVTNFEEARRSYGTDEDILFIFKES
- the gucd1 gene encoding protein GUCD1 isoform X1 — protein: MPCCLRHHILPTEEENNGEPKTAVKFKLTCFANVARRQKARKDGRMTDDAVLLDVPVVRQLYHWDCGLACSRMVLRYLHPISDEEFQRACGELKMTESVWTIDLAYLMCHLGIKHCFYTQTLGVDKGFRNQSFYKKHFDMEEDRVNELFLEAEKNGVLVKKCSVTIQEIESHLEQRHVAIVLINAVILTCELCSAPVKYCCFLPVGQKCFCRKPEYQGHFVVVRGFNRTTGCILYNNPAYSDRVCCTSVTNFEEARRSYGTDEDILFIFKES